DNA from Halorarum salinum:
CGGAGGTGCTCGCCGACGGTCGTCTCGGCGAGCCCGGTTGCTGCCGCGATCCCGTTGTGGGTCGCCTCACGGAGCTCCTGATAGTACCCGAGGTCGACCGCCGCCCGGATCACCTCGCGCGGCAACGTACCTCTTCATCGTCTGATACATCCTGTTTCGGGCAGTGTTTGCCCACACGCTCGCCGAACCATTTGGACTCGGTGCAACCGGAGTCTGGTACGGAGAAACCATCGCAAATGTCTGTGTGGCCGTTGTCGTCTTCCCATACACCCTCAGAGGAACGTGGACCGACGGGGTCGTTGACCGATCCGAGGACGGTAGTGGTGTTAAATCTGTAAAAGCAGAAACCTCCGCCGATGACGGTGGATATTGAGGTCGATCTGAACCATCATCCACCAGTGGGAGCTCGAGTGACGCGTTCGAGAGCGGCGTCTTGACCGGGACGTCACCCCCCGCTACCGGCCCTATGAGCGCCGGGTATTGTCCGGACAACGTGGGCGAAGTAGAGGAATCGGTCGGAATTGTGGTGATTTCTGCTGACGTTGCGACAGGTCGTGTTGTTTTTC
Protein-coding regions in this window:
- a CDS encoding helix-turn-helix domain-containing protein — encoded protein: MIRAAVDLGYYQELREATHNGIAAATGLAETTVGEHLRKIEANVFSSLHVGVADH